In the genome of Brienomyrus brachyistius isolate T26 chromosome 17, BBRACH_0.4, whole genome shotgun sequence, one region contains:
- the LOC125711571 gene encoding uncharacterized protein LOC125711571 isoform X17 → MDLNGCSVTREVGARFSREVGARVSREVGARVPCEVGARVSREVGARVPCEVGARVSHEVGARVPCEVGARVSREVGARIPCEVGARVSNDVGARVPREVGARVPCEVGARVSREVGARVPCEVGARVPCEVGARVSREVGARVSREVGARVPREVGARVPCEVGARVSREVGARVPCEVGARVPCEVGARVSREVGARVPCEVGARVPCEVGARVSREVGARVPCEVGARVPCEVGARVSNDVGARVPREVGGRGPLLRSWIVLHFGWYFLVFFSCAYFNFFFFF, encoded by the exons ATGGATCTAAATGGATGTAGTGTCACCCGTGAGGTAGGGGCTCGATTCTCccgtgaggtaggggctagagtctcccgtgaggtaggggctagagtcccctgtgag gtaggggctagagtctcccgtgaggtaggggctagagtcccctgtgaggtaggggctagagtctcCCATGAagtaggggctagagtcccctgtgaggtaggggctagagtctcccgtgaggtaggggctagaatcccctgtgaggtaggggctagagtctcCAATGAtgtaggggctagagtcccccgtgaggtaggggctagagtcccctgtgaggtaggggctagagtctcccgtgaggtaggggctagagtcccctgtgaggtaggggctagagtcccctgtgaggtaggggctagagtctcccgtgag gtaggggctagagtctcccgtgaggtaggggctagagtcccccgtgaggtaggggctagagtcccctgtgaggtaggggctagagtctcccgtgaggtaggggctagagtcccctgtgaggtaggggctagagtcccctgtgaggtaggggctagagtctcccgtgaggtaggggctagagtcccctgtgag gtaggggctagagtcccctgtgaggtaggggctagagtctcccgtgaggtaggggctagagtcccctgtgaggtaggggctagagtcccctgtgaggtaggggctagagtctcCAATGAcgtaggggctagagtcccccGTGAGGTAGGGGGGAGGGGTCCCCTACTGAGATCATGGATTGTCCTGCATTTTGGGTGGTAtttcttagtttttttttcatgtgcttattttaatttctttttcttcttttaa
- the LOC125711571 gene encoding uncharacterized protein LOC125711571 isoform X22 has translation MDLNGCSVTREVGARFSREVGARVSREVGARVPCEVGARVSREVGARVPCEVGARVSHEVGARVPCEVGARVSREVGARIPCEVGARVSNDVGARVPREVGARVPCEVGARVSREVGARVPCEVGARVPCEVGARVPCEVGARVSREVGARVPREVGARVPCEVGARVSREVGARVPCEVGARVPCEVGARVSREVGARVPCEVGARVPCEVGARVSREVGARVPCEVGARVPCEVGARVSNDVGARVPREVGGRGPLLRSWIVLHFGWYFLVFFSCAYFNFFFFF, from the exons ATGGATCTAAATGGATGTAGTGTCACCCGTGAGGTAGGGGCTCGATTCTCccgtgaggtaggggctagagtctcccgtgaggtaggggctagagtcccctgtgag gtaggggctagagtctcccgtgaggtaggggctagagtcccctgtgaggtaggggctagagtctcCCATGAagtaggggctagagtcccctgtgaggtaggggctagagtctcccgtgaggtaggggctagaatcccctgtgaggtaggggctagagtctcCAATGAtgtaggggctagagtcccccgtgaggtaggggctagagtcccctgtgaggtaggggctagagtctcccgtgaggtaggggctagagtcccctgtgaggtaggggctagagtcccctgtgag gtaggggctagagtcccctgtgaggtaggggctagagtctcccgtgaggtaggggctagagtcccccgtgaggtaggggctagagtcccctgtgaggtaggggctagagtctcccgtgaggtaggggctagagtcccctgtgaggtaggggctagagtcccctgtgaggtaggggctagagtctcccgtgaggtaggggctagagtcccctgtgag gtaggggctagagtcccctgtgaggtaggggctagagtctcccgtgaggtaggggctagagtcccctgtgaggtaggggctagagtcccctgtgaggtaggggctagagtctcCAATGAcgtaggggctagagtcccccGTGAGGTAGGGGGGAGGGGTCCCCTACTGAGATCATGGATTGTCCTGCATTTTGGGTGGTAtttcttagtttttttttcatgtgcttattttaatttctttttcttcttttaa
- the LOC125711571 gene encoding uncharacterized protein LOC125711571 isoform X14, with product MDLNGCSVTREVGARFSREVGARVSREVGARVPCEVGARVSREVGARVPCEVGARVSHEVGARVPCEVGARVSREVGARIPCEVGARVSREVGARVPCEVGARVPCEVGARVSREVGARVPCEVGARVPCEVGARVSREVGARVPCEVGARVSREVGARVPREVGARVPCEVGARVSREVGARVPCEVGARVPCEVGARVSREVGARVPCEVGARVPCEVGARVSREVGARVPCEVGARVPCEVGARVSNDVGARVPREVGGRGPLLRSWIVLHFGWYFLVFFSCAYFNFFFFF from the exons ATGGATCTAAATGGATGTAGTGTCACCCGTGAGGTAGGGGCTCGATTCTCccgtgaggtaggggctagagtctcccgtgaggtaggggctagagtcccctgtgag gtaggggctagagtctcccgtgaggtaggggctagagtcccctgtgaggtaggggctagagtctcCCATGAagtaggggctagagtcccctgtgaggtaggggctagagtctcccgtgaggtaggggctagaatcccctgtgag gtaggggctagagtctcccgtgaggtaggggctagagtcccctgtgaggtaggggctagagtcccctgtgaggtaggggctagagtctcccgtgaggtaggggctagagtcccctgtgag gtaggggctagagtcccctgtgaggtaggggctagagtctcccgtgaggtaggggctagagtcccctgtgaggtaggggctagagtctcccgtgaggtaggggctagagtcccccgtgaggtaggggctagagtcccctgtgaggtaggggctagagtctcccgtgaggtaggggctagagtcccctgtgaggtaggggctagagtcccctgtgaggtaggggctagagtctcccgtgaggtaggggctagagtcccctgtgag gtaggggctagagtcccctgtgaggtaggggctagagtctcccgtgaggtaggggctagagtcccctgtgaggtaggggctagagtcccctgtgaggtaggggctagagtctcCAATGAcgtaggggctagagtcccccGTGAGGTAGGGGGGAGGGGTCCCCTACTGAGATCATGGATTGTCCTGCATTTTGGGTGGTAtttcttagtttttttttcatgtgcttattttaatttctttttcttcttttaa
- the LOC125711571 gene encoding uncharacterized protein LOC125711571 isoform X18, giving the protein MDLNGCSVTREVGARFSREVGARVSREVGARVPCEVGARVSREVGARVPCEVGARVSHEVGARVPCEVGARVSREVGARIPCEVGARVSNDVGARVPREVGARVPCEVGARVSREVGARVPCEVGARVPCEVGARVSREVGARVPCEVGARVSNDEGARVPREVGARVSREVGARVPCEVGARVPCEVGARVSREVGARVPCEVGARVPCEVGARVSREVGARVPCEVGARVPCEVGARVSNDVGARVPREVGGRGPLLRSWIVLHFGWYFLVFFSCAYFNFFFFF; this is encoded by the exons ATGGATCTAAATGGATGTAGTGTCACCCGTGAGGTAGGGGCTCGATTCTCccgtgaggtaggggctagagtctcccgtgaggtaggggctagagtcccctgtgag gtaggggctagagtctcccgtgaggtaggggctagagtcccctgtgaggtaggggctagagtctcCCATGAagtaggggctagagtcccctgtgaggtaggggctagagtctcccgtgaggtaggggctagaatcccctgtgaggtaggggctagagtctcCAATGAtgtaggggctagagtcccccgtgaggtaggggctagagtcccctgtgaggtaggggctagagtctcccgtgaggtaggggctagagtcccctgtgaggtaggggctagagtcccctgtgaggtaggggctagagtctcccgtgaggtaggggctagagtcccctgtgaggtaggggctagagtctcCAATGACGAAGGGGCTAGAGTCCCccgtgag gtaggggctagagtctcccgtgaggtaggggctagagtcccctgtgaggtaggggctagagtcccctgtgaggtaggggctagagtctcccgtgaggtaggggctagagtcccctgtgag gtaggggctagagtcccctgtgaggtaggggctagagtctcccgtgaggtaggggctagagtcccctgtgaggtaggggctagagtcccctgtgaggtaggggctagagtctcCAATGAcgtaggggctagagtcccccGTGAGGTAGGGGGGAGGGGTCCCCTACTGAGATCATGGATTGTCCTGCATTTTGGGTGGTAtttcttagtttttttttcatgtgcttattttaatttctttttcttcttttaa
- the LOC125711571 gene encoding uncharacterized protein LOC125711571 isoform X36: protein MDLNGCSVTREVGARFSREVGARVSREVGARVPCEVGARVSREVGARVPCEVGARVSHEVGARVPCEVGARVSREVGARVPCEVGARVSREVGARVPCEVGARVPCEVGARVSREVGARVPCEVGARVSREVGARVPREVGARVPCEVGARVSREVGARVPCEVGARVPCEVGARVSREVGARVPCEVGARVPCEVGARVSREVGARVPCEVGARVPCEVGARVSNDVGARVPREVGGRGPLLRSWIVLHFGWYFLVFFSCAYFNFFFFF from the exons ATGGATCTAAATGGATGTAGTGTCACCCGTGAGGTAGGGGCTCGATTCTCccgtgaggtaggggctagagtctcccgtgaggtaggggctagagtcccctgtgag gtaggggctagagtctcccgtgaggtaggggctagagtcccctgtgaggtaggggctagagtctcCCATGAagtaggggctagagtcccctgtgaggtaggggctagagtctcccgtgag gtaggggctagagtcccctgtgaggtaggggctagagtctcccgtgaggtaggggctagagtcccctgtgag gtaggggctagagtcccctgtgaggtaggggctagagtctcccgtgaggtaggggctagagtcccctgtgaggtaggggctagagtctcccgtgaggtaggggctagagtcccccgtgaggtaggggctagagtcccctgtgaggtaggggctagagtctcccgtgaggtaggggctagagtcccctgtgaggtaggggctagagtcccctgtgaggtaggggctagagtctcccgtgaggtaggggctagagtcccctgtgag gtaggggctagagtcccctgtgaggtaggggctagagtctcccgtgaggtaggggctagagtcccctgtgaggtaggggctagagtcccctgtgaggtaggggctagagtctcCAATGAcgtaggggctagagtcccccGTGAGGTAGGGGGGAGGGGTCCCCTACTGAGATCATGGATTGTCCTGCATTTTGGGTGGTAtttcttagtttttttttcatgtgcttattttaatttctttttcttcttttaa
- the LOC125711571 gene encoding uncharacterized protein LOC125711571 isoform X23 — protein sequence MDLNGCSVTREVGARFSREVGARVSREVGARVPCEVGARVSREVGARVPCEVGARVSHEVGARVPCEVGARVSREVGARIPCEVGARVSNDVGARVPREVGARVPCEVGARVSREVGARVPCEVGARVSREVGARVPCEVGARVSREVGARVPREVGARVPCEVGARVSREVGARVPCEVGARVPCEVGARVSREVGARVPCEVGARVPCEVGARVSREVGARVPCEVGARVPCEVGARVSNDVGARVPREVGGRGPLLRSWIVLHFGWYFLVFFSCAYFNFFFFF from the exons ATGGATCTAAATGGATGTAGTGTCACCCGTGAGGTAGGGGCTCGATTCTCccgtgaggtaggggctagagtctcccgtgaggtaggggctagagtcccctgtgag gtaggggctagagtctcccgtgaggtaggggctagagtcccctgtgaggtaggggctagagtctcCCATGAagtaggggctagagtcccctgtgaggtaggggctagagtctcccgtgaggtaggggctagaatcccctgtgaggtaggggctagagtctcCAATGAtgtaggggctagagtcccccgtgaggtaggggctagagtcccctgtgaggtaggggctagagtctcccgtgag gtaggggctagagtcccctgtgaggtaggggctagagtctcccgtgaggtaggggctagagtcccctgtgaggtaggggctagagtctcccgtgaggtaggggctagagtcccccgtgaggtaggggctagagtcccctgtgaggtaggggctagagtctcccgtgaggtaggggctagagtcccctgtgaggtaggggctagagtcccctgtgaggtaggggctagagtctcccgtgaggtaggggctagagtcccctgtgag gtaggggctagagtcccctgtgaggtaggggctagagtctcccgtgaggtaggggctagagtcccctgtgaggtaggggctagagtcccctgtgaggtaggggctagagtctcCAATGAcgtaggggctagagtcccccGTGAGGTAGGGGGGAGGGGTCCCCTACTGAGATCATGGATTGTCCTGCATTTTGGGTGGTAtttcttagtttttttttcatgtgcttattttaatttctttttcttcttttaa
- the LOC125711571 gene encoding uncharacterized protein LOC125711571 isoform X10: MDLNGCSVTREVGARFSREVGARVSREVGARVPCEVGARVSREVGARVPCEVGARVSHEVGARVPCEVGARVSREVGARIPCEVGARVSNDVGARVPREVGARVPCEVGARVPCEVGARVSREVGARVPCEVGARVPCEVGARVSREVGARVPCEVGARVSREVGARVPREVGARVPCEVGARVSREVGARVPCEVGARVPCEVGARVSREVGARVPCEVGARVPCEVGARVSREVGARVPCEVGARVPCEVGARVSNDVGARVPREVGGRGPLLRSWIVLHFGWYFLVFFSCAYFNFFFFF; encoded by the exons ATGGATCTAAATGGATGTAGTGTCACCCGTGAGGTAGGGGCTCGATTCTCccgtgaggtaggggctagagtctcccgtgaggtaggggctagagtcccctgtgag gtaggggctagagtctcccgtgaggtaggggctagagtcccctgtgaggtaggggctagagtctcCCATGAagtaggggctagagtcccctgtgaggtaggggctagagtctcccgtgaggtaggggctagaatcccctgtgaggtaggggctagagtctcCAATGAtgtaggggctagagtcccccgtgag gtaggggctagagtcccctgtgaggtaggggctagagtcccctgtgaggtaggggctagagtctcccgtgaggtaggggctagagtcccctgtgag gtaggggctagagtcccctgtgaggtaggggctagagtctcccgtgaggtaggggctagagtcccctgtgaggtaggggctagagtctcccgtgaggtaggggctagagtcccccgtgaggtaggggctagagtcccctgtgaggtaggggctagagtctcccgtgaggtaggggctagagtcccctgtgaggtaggggctagagtcccctgtgaggtaggggctagagtctcccgtgaggtaggggctagagtcccctgtgag gtaggggctagagtcccctgtgaggtaggggctagagtctcccgtgaggtaggggctagagtcccctgtgaggtaggggctagagtcccctgtgaggtaggggctagagtctcCAATGAcgtaggggctagagtcccccGTGAGGTAGGGGGGAGGGGTCCCCTACTGAGATCATGGATTGTCCTGCATTTTGGGTGGTAtttcttagtttttttttcatgtgcttattttaatttctttttcttcttttaa
- the LOC125711571 gene encoding uncharacterized protein LOC125711571 isoform X24, whose amino-acid sequence MDLNGCSVTREVGARFSREVGARVSREVGARVPCEVGARVSREVGARVPCEVGARVSHEVGARVPCEVGARVSREVGARIPCEVGARVSNDVGARVPREVGARVSREVGARVPCEVGARVPCEVGARVSREVGARVPCEVGARVSREVGARVPREVGARVPCEVGARVSREVGARVPCEVGARVPCEVGARVSREVGARVPCEVGARVPCEVGARVSREVGARVPCEVGARVPCEVGARVSNDVGARVPREVGGRGPLLRSWIVLHFGWYFLVFFSCAYFNFFFFF is encoded by the exons ATGGATCTAAATGGATGTAGTGTCACCCGTGAGGTAGGGGCTCGATTCTCccgtgaggtaggggctagagtctcccgtgaggtaggggctagagtcccctgtgag gtaggggctagagtctcccgtgaggtaggggctagagtcccctgtgaggtaggggctagagtctcCCATGAagtaggggctagagtcccctgtgaggtaggggctagagtctcccgtgaggtaggggctagaatcccctgtgaggtaggggctagagtctcCAATGAtgtaggggctagagtcccccgtgag gtaggggctagagtctcccgtgaggtaggggctagagtcccctgtgag gtaggggctagagtcccctgtgaggtaggggctagagtctcccgtgaggtaggggctagagtcccctgtgaggtaggggctagagtctcccgtgaggtaggggctagagtcccccgtgaggtaggggctagagtcccctgtgaggtaggggctagagtctcccgtgaggtaggggctagagtcccctgtgaggtaggggctagagtcccctgtgaggtaggggctagagtctcccgtgaggtaggggctagagtcccctgtgag gtaggggctagagtcccctgtgaggtaggggctagagtctcccgtgaggtaggggctagagtcccctgtgaggtaggggctagagtcccctgtgaggtaggggctagagtctcCAATGAcgtaggggctagagtcccccGTGAGGTAGGGGGGAGGGGTCCCCTACTGAGATCATGGATTGTCCTGCATTTTGGGTGGTAtttcttagtttttttttcatgtgcttattttaatttctttttcttcttttaa
- the LOC125711571 gene encoding uncharacterized protein LOC125711571 isoform X13 yields the protein MDLNGCSVTREVGARFSREVGARVSREVGARVPCEVGARVSREVGARVPCEVGARVSHEVGARVPCEVGARVSREVGARVPCEVGARVSREVGARVPCEVGARVPCEVGARVSREVGARVPCEVGARVPCEVGARVSREVGARVPCEVGARVSREVGARVPREVGARVPCEVGARVSREVGARVPCEVGARVPCEVGARVSREVGARVPCEVGARVPCEVGARVSREVGARVPCEVGARVPCEVGARVSNDVGARVPREVGGRGPLLRSWIVLHFGWYFLVFFSCAYFNFFFFF from the exons ATGGATCTAAATGGATGTAGTGTCACCCGTGAGGTAGGGGCTCGATTCTCccgtgaggtaggggctagagtctcccgtgaggtaggggctagagtcccctgtgag gtaggggctagagtctcccgtgaggtaggggctagagtcccctgtgaggtaggggctagagtctcCCATGAagtaggggctagagtcccctgtgaggtaggggctagagtctcccgtgag gtaggggctagagtcccctgtgaggtaggggctagagtctcccgtgaggtaggggctagagtcccctgtgaggtaggggctagagtcccctgtgaggtaggggctagagtctcccgtgaggtaggggctagagtcccctgtgag gtaggggctagagtcccctgtgaggtaggggctagagtctcccgtgaggtaggggctagagtcccctgtgaggtaggggctagagtctcccgtgaggtaggggctagagtcccccgtgaggtaggggctagagtcccctgtgaggtaggggctagagtctcccgtgaggtaggggctagagtcccctgtgaggtaggggctagagtcccctgtgaggtaggggctagagtctcccgtgaggtaggggctagagtcccctgtgag gtaggggctagagtcccctgtgaggtaggggctagagtctcccgtgaggtaggggctagagtcccctgtgaggtaggggctagagtcccctgtgaggtaggggctagagtctcCAATGAcgtaggggctagagtcccccGTGAGGTAGGGGGGAGGGGTCCCCTACTGAGATCATGGATTGTCCTGCATTTTGGGTGGTAtttcttagtttttttttcatgtgcttattttaatttctttttcttcttttaa
- the LOC125711571 gene encoding uncharacterized protein LOC125711571 isoform X12, whose product MDLNGCSVTREVGARFSREVGARVSREVGARVSREVGARVPCEVGARVSREVGARIPCEVGARVSNDVGARVPREVGARVPCEVGARVSREVGARVPCEVGARVPCEVGARVSREVGARVPCEVGARVPCEVGARVSREVGARVPCEVGARVSREVGARVPREVGARVPCEVGARVSREVGARVPCEVGARVPCEVGARVSREVGARVPCEVGARVPCEVGARVSREVGARVPCEVGARVPCEVGARVSNDVGARVPREVGGRGPLLRSWIVLHFGWYFLVFFSCAYFNFFFFF is encoded by the exons ATGGATCTAAATGGATGTAGTGTCACCCGTGAGGTAGGGGCTCGATTCTCccgtgaggtaggggctagagtctcccgtgag gtaggggctagagtctcccgtgaggtaggggctagagtcccctgtgag gtaggggctagagtctcccgtgaggtaggggctagaatcccctgtgaggtaggggctagagtctcCAATGAtgtaggggctagagtcccccgtgaggtaggggctagagtcccctgtgaggtaggggctagagtctcccgtgaggtaggggctagagtcccctgtgaggtaggggctagagtcccctgtgaggtaggggctagagtctcccgtgaggtaggggctagagtcccctgtgag gtaggggctagagtcccctgtgaggtaggggctagagtctcccgtgaggtaggggctagagtcccctgtgaggtaggggctagagtctcccgtgaggtaggggctagagtcccccgtgaggtaggggctagagtcccctgtgaggtaggggctagagtctcccgtgaggtaggggctagagtcccctgtgaggtaggggctagagtcccctgtgaggtaggggctagagtctcccgtgaggtaggggctagagtcccctgtgag gtaggggctagagtcccctgtgaggtaggggctagagtctcccgtgaggtaggggctagagtcccctgtgaggtaggggctagagtcccctgtgaggtaggggctagagtctcCAATGAcgtaggggctagagtcccccGTGAGGTAGGGGGGAGGGGTCCCCTACTGAGATCATGGATTGTCCTGCATTTTGGGTGGTAtttcttagtttttttttcatgtgcttattttaatttctttttcttcttttaa
- the LOC125711571 gene encoding uncharacterized protein LOC125711571 isoform X27: protein MDLNGCSVTREVGARFSREVGARVSREVGARVSREVGARIPCEVGARVSNDVGARVPREVGARVPCEVGARVSREVGARVPCEVGARVPCEVGARVSREVGARVPCEVGARVPCEVGARVSREVGARVPCEVGARVSREVGARVPREVGARVPCEVGARVSREVGARVPCEVGARVPCEVGARVSREVGARVPCEVGARVPCEVGARVSREVGARVPCEVGARVPCEVGARVSNDVGARVPREVGGRGPLLRSWIVLHFGWYFLVFFSCAYFNFFFFF from the exons ATGGATCTAAATGGATGTAGTGTCACCCGTGAGGTAGGGGCTCGATTCTCccgtgaggtaggggctagagtctcccgtgag gtaggggctagagtctcccgtgaggtaggggctagaatcccctgtgaggtaggggctagagtctcCAATGAtgtaggggctagagtcccccgtgaggtaggggctagagtcccctgtgaggtaggggctagagtctcccgtgaggtaggggctagagtcccctgtgaggtaggggctagagtcccctgtgaggtaggggctagagtctcccgtgaggtaggggctagagtcccctgtgag gtaggggctagagtcccctgtgaggtaggggctagagtctcccgtgaggtaggggctagagtcccctgtgaggtaggggctagagtctcccgtgaggtaggggctagagtcccccgtgaggtaggggctagagtcccctgtgaggtaggggctagagtctcccgtgaggtaggggctagagtcccctgtgaggtaggggctagagtcccctgtgaggtaggggctagagtctcccgtgaggtaggggctagagtcccctgtgag gtaggggctagagtcccctgtgaggtaggggctagagtctcccgtgaggtaggggctagagtcccctgtgaggtaggggctagagtcccctgtgaggtaggggctagagtctcCAATGAcgtaggggctagagtcccccGTGAGGTAGGGGGGAGGGGTCCCCTACTGAGATCATGGATTGTCCTGCATTTTGGGTGGTAtttcttagtttttttttcatgtgcttattttaatttctttttcttcttttaa